DNA from Stutzerimonas decontaminans:
CCTTGGGTTCGTCCAGCGCAGGCAACTGGAGAAGCGCGGCCTGGCGGTCGGCTGATTGCGACTGCTTCCAGGCTCTGAACGCGTCCAACTCTCCGGACCATTTGCGCATTACCCAGCCCAACACAGCCAGATCATCAACAAATCCTAGCCCGGGCAGCCAATCGGGAATCGCATCGAGGGGGGACAGGAAATACAGCAGGCCCGCGACGATCGCTATCAGCG
Protein-coding regions in this window:
- a CDS encoding YkvA family protein; this encodes MKAPWNFLKYLPLAQRLIKRGKIPALLLAVARKSSSKRGLLKGLREDLMLLQALCVAWWRGEYRAISPNALIAIVAGLLYFLSPLDAIPDWLPGLGFVDDLAVLGWVMRKWSGELDAFRAWKQSQSADRQAALLQLPALDEPKADG